In Microbacterium sp. zg-Y818, the genomic window CCGCCACGGCCGCCCTCGCGGGCACGGGCGTCGACTGGTGCGTCCGTCAATTGGTCGGCGACCCGGCCCTGGCCATGAAGCACCTGGCCGACCACACCGACGCGCGCCTGATAGTCGTGGGCACGCGCCGCCGCGGCATCGGCGAGTCGATCCGCGAGTTCTTCACCGGATCGGTCGCCGCACGGCTGGCGCACCGTCAGCACCGCCCGATCCTCGTCGTGCCGCTGGGCGAGCCGGCTCGCGACGACGAGGAACTCTGGCCCGAAGCCTGATCAGTCACCCAGCGCGCGGGCGACCTCGCGGGCGGCGGAATCCAATGCCGCGGTGAGGTCGTCGACGACGCTCGGGGGCACGGCGCCCCCGCGGGCGACGTGCACGCGCAGGGTGCTGCGCACGCGGGAGCGGAACTCGGTCAGGGCGGCATCGGCGCGCTGCAATTGGGCCCGGCTGTCGGCGCGGGAGTCGTCGACCGGGGCGTGTGATGCGAACGACCGGTCGGTCTTCGCGGCCGCGGCGAGGTCGGCGCGAAGGCTGCGCATGGCCTCCCGCACGTTGCCGCGCACCTCGTCGGCGATGAGTCGCACGCTGTCGGCCAATCCCTCCTCGATGCCCTCGAGGTCCCCAGCCCGGGCGGTCACCTCGGCTCGGCCGGCGTCGGTGATCTCGTACACCGTCTTGCGGCCGTCGGCGAACTTCGTCACCAGCCCTTCCTCCTCCAGCTTCGCAAGGCGTGGATACACCGTTCCGGCGCTGGGGGTGTACGTGCCCCCGGTGCGGTCGGACAGTGCCTGGATGAGGTCGTAGCCGTGTCTCGGGGCCTCCGCGAGCAGATTCAGCAGGTACAGTCGCAGGTCGCCGTGCGAGAAGACCGGAGGCATCACCACACCTCCGAGTCCGGTGCGGACGCGACCGCGTCGGGCGTACCGGCCGCCGGGCGGCGCAGCACCGTGACGTCGCCCGAGACGCTGTGCGCGCGCACGTCGACGAACGAGCCGCTGAGCTCACCCGTGGAGCCGGTGAAGTTGACGCCGACGCCGCTGGCGCTGGAACGGGTGACGCCGTCGATGAGCACCGTGCCGCGGACGCTGCGCACGGCGTAGTTGGCGGCGAGATCCGGGTCGAGTCGCACCGTGGCGTTGCCGGCGACGGTGTTGATGGTGACGGCTTCGGTCGGTCCGGTCGAGTCGATCATCAGCGCACCCGACACCGTGTCGATGCCTGCCGTGCGCAGGGACCCGGAAGCCGCGATGTCGCCGGACACGCTGTTGGCGCTGAGGGCGCCGACGAGGCCCCGGATCTGCGTGTCACCGGATACGGCGTTGACGGACACGTCGCCCTCGAGCCCGTCGACGATGATGTCGCCCGACACGGTGTTGAGTCGGGCGTCCGTCCGCAGCCCGGTCACGAGGGCACTGGCGCTGACGAC contains:
- a CDS encoding universal stress protein — protein: MADESTDATPEHAVLVGAIPGQPSRVLKEAARYAALLGAPLVVVHVDVTRFVTYEDPDGYVHSAPLDLNIATGEGDLAAVTAAATAALAGTGVDWCVRQLVGDPALAMKHLADHTDARLIVVGTRRRGIGESIREFFTGSVAARLAHRQHRPILVVPLGEPARDDEELWPEA
- a CDS encoding PadR family transcriptional regulator, which codes for MPPVFSHGDLRLYLLNLLAEAPRHGYDLIQALSDRTGGTYTPSAGTVYPRLAKLEEEGLVTKFADGRKTVYEITDAGRAEVTARAGDLEGIEEGLADSVRLIADEVRGNVREAMRSLRADLAAAAKTDRSFASHAPVDDSRADSRAQLQRADAALTEFRSRVRSTLRVHVARGGAVPPSVVDDLTAALDSAAREVARALGD
- a CDS encoding DUF4097 domain-containing protein produces the protein MAIEKWIIHPGETRVIDVDGIRTLKVGLVGGQVDIVAHDEPGVRIEVHGVTVKDLRIEATDGALEIDHPQLRWDNFVQVFRNFGAGGPKAEISVAVPRTVSLTLGVVSASALVTGLRTDARLNTVSGDIIVDGLEGDVSVNAVSGDTQIRGLVGALSANSVSGDIAASGSLRTAGIDTVSGALMIDSTGPTEAVTINTVAGNATVRLDPDLAANYAVRSVRGTVLIDGVTRSSASGVGVNFTGSTGELSGSFVDVRAHSVSGDVTVLRRPAAGTPDAVASAPDSEVW